Proteins encoded by one window of Lycium barbarum isolate Lr01 chromosome 11, ASM1917538v2, whole genome shotgun sequence:
- the LOC132619558 gene encoding uncharacterized protein LOC132619558: protein MPIVNEVAAFQLPPNDIRIAPTTNFPQQAVNDDDDFTTTPPGAARDTDVKGFVASESPPHKKRRQLSVGGSSSKKADLVNEPIPTPRNTARGESKRFVSPKANEAVPPTPPFAQCDIQSTSKEDELPVTRKEFDKFKKSVKEEFNDLRDLMNDNLTKILQAIKGNNDSDKQNDGETHRTFEDDIFDKSPVHEATKGITTTRTGIVGDVGLIKVNSSEDTLMGSTEEIKEEGVISGEHNEPEAFGSQFPINTSQQKTSDMAYVDPASIHSHSNDDKIVDTLADDVAHVDLDEHDSKQLTPYNVDAQKQGDAIHQETQFELPDELLPSQRTISRIVMTLRKDRRPGPLQISPYLSNFSLASGSSVKLTAIFDKKHSFEQCCITGAPDKTVCTEFSKRIRDGLLVRHESKKSKYDHYKKGKATLPYFLDCGIKKIKKLIYLLAMDGQLLNDEHIDVIFYYLRKKCKYDTNSTYKFTTVNCLFNTRINDISKSYGDPDGVANLENQEDVLCEYVKGHRIICTLPWHMVDNVFIPSFGHDVAVKVEIDKLSSLLPLYLHITEFYQLKKGIDWDGHPAYKEKSKADRFKVVYVENLAQQTAGSMDWGVYVAAYAEYLSLGNGIPAEDFDVELLRTRYAALIWDYARQKMEAKAISDDEAPPKPVRAAIDFENVEKIVLT, encoded by the exons ATGCCGATCGTTAATGAGGTTGCTGCTTTTCAATTGCCCCCGAATGACATTCGCATAGCACCAACTACAAATTTCCCGCAACAAGcagttaatgatgatgatgattttactaCTACCCCACCGGGCGCGGCTAGGGACACTGATGTAAAGGGTTTTGTTGCATCTGAATCTCCACCACACAAGAAACGTAGACAGTTGTCTGTTGGAGGTTCATCGTCAAAGAAAGCAGATCTTGTGAATGAACCAATTCCAACACCAAGGAATACTGCACGGGGGGAGAGTAAGAGGTTTGTTTCTCCAAAGGCCAATGAGGCAGTCCCTCCAACACCCCCATTTGCCCAGTGTGACATCCAGTCAACCAGTAAAGAAGACGAGTTGCCTGTAACGAGGAAAGAATTTGATAAATTTAAGAAGTCG GTGAAGGAGGAGTTCAATGATCTTCGTGATTTGATGAACGACAATTTGACAAAAATTCTTCAAGCAATCAAAGGGAATAATGATTCAGATAag CAAAATGACGGTGAAACACATCGTACATTCGAGGATGACATATTTGACAAGTCACCAGTTCATGAGGCAACAAAG GGCATTACAACTACCAGAACTGGCATAGTGGGAGATGTTGGTTTAATCAAGGTTAATTCTAGTGAGGATACCTTAATGGGTTCCACAGAagagatcaaggaagaaggtgtCATATCTGGAGAACATAATGAACCAGAG GCATTTGGATCCCAGTTCCCAATTAATACATCTCAACAAAAAACAAGTGATATGGCTTATGTTGATCCTGCAAGCATACATAGCCATTCAAATGATGATAAAATCGTCGATACACTGGCCGACGATGTTGCCCATGTTGATCTTGATGAACATGATTCAAAACAGCTAACACCATACAATGTTGATGCTCAAAAGCAAGGAGACGCGATTCATCAGGAAACTCAGTTTGAGTTGCCTGACGAGTTGCTTCCATCGCAAAGAACCATATCGAGAATTGTAATGACATTGCGTAAGGATAGGCGTCCTGGACCGTTGCAAATATCTCCTTATCTGTCAAATTTTAGTTTAGCTTCTG GCAGTTCAGTTAAGTTGACTGCAATATTTGACAAAAAACACTCATTTGAGCAGTGTTGCATCACTGGGGCTCCTGATAAAACAGTTTGCACAGAGTTCTCCAAACGGATTAGGGATGGGCTACTAGTTAGGCATGAGAGCAA AAAGAGCAAATATGACCATTACAAAAAAGGGAAGGCAACACTGCCGTACTTTTTGGATTGTGGTATTAAGAAGATCAAAAAATTGATTTACCTGTTAGCAATGGATGGGCAGTTGTTGAATGATGAG CACATTGATGTGATTTTTTACTACTTACGCAAGAAATGCAAGTATGACACCAATAGCACATATAAGTTTACCACTGTTAATTGTCTTTTCAACACAAGAATTAATGATATATCTAAATCCTATGGTGATCCGGATGGTGTCGCAAACCTAGAAAATCAAGAGGATGTTTTATGTGAATATGTGAAAGGCCACCGGATAATTTGCACTCTCCCGTGGCATATGGTTGATAATGTCTTTATCCCA AGCTTCGGCCATGATGTAGCTGTTAAGGTTGAAATAGACAAGTTGTCCTCACTATTGCCACTCTACTTACACATCACTGAATTCTATCAATTAAAGAAAGGCATTGATTGGGATGGTCACCCAGCATACAAAGAAAAATCCAAGGCTGATAGATTTAAGGTCGTGTATGTTGAAAATCTGGCACAACAAACGGCCGGTAGCAT GGATTGGGGGGTTTATGTTGCTGCATATGCGGAGTATTTGAGTTTGGGAAATGGTATACCAGCTGAAGATTTTGATGTTGAGTTACTGCGTACCAGATATGCTGCACTTATATGGGATTATGCCCGGCAGAAGATGGAAGCTAAGGCGATAAGCGATGATGAGGCACCTCCAAAGCCAGTTAGAGCAGCGATAGATTTTGAGAATGTTGAAAAAATAGTTCTTACTTAG
- the LOC132619557 gene encoding uncharacterized protein LOC132619557 — MVLSAVEGRIWDNMCIVSDRHESIIKAVARISPGVPHFACIWHLWKNVYSRYRKSHEMLSEVFYSMANAYTQEESDMLMEKVEKVDIRVKEYLDLAGKEKWARLYASVNRAWTMTSNITESINSTIVQERELPIYDFLEEVRMMFGRWNHTNRQNGSYTFTTLGKKFNELLSINEYKSTRMKVILATEYLHTVIDDGRRFIVCLEKKTCTCKEFQMEDMPCPHAWVVLKSKNLTTDTYCSNLYKPETIVKTYDVPVYPLPDESEWKIPASISEEIVLPSRYKRPPERPKKKRDKPLTELLPNIRSNSCSRC; from the exons ATGGTTCTTTCTGCAGTTGAAGGAAGAATATGGGATAACATGTGTATTGTGTCTGATAGACATGAAAGCATCATCAAGGCTGTAGCCAGAATTTCTCCTGGTGTTCCTCATTTTGCGTGCATATGGCATCTTTGGAAGAATGTATATAGTAGATATAGGAAAAGTCACGAGATGTTGAGTGAAGTGTTCTATTCAATGGCAAACGCATACACGCAAGAAGAGTCTGATATGTTAATGGAAAAGGTTGAGAAGGTGGATATTCGTGTGAAGGAATACTTGGATTTGGCTGGAAAGGAAAAGTGGGCTAGGCTTTATGCTTCAGTTAACAGAGCATGGACTATGACATCAAATATTACTGAGTCTATCAATTCAACAATCGTGCAAGAAAGAGAATTGCCAATCTATGATTTCCTTGAAGAAGTTAGGATGATGTTTGGACGATGGAATCACACCAACCGACAAAATGGTTCATATACATTCACTACTCTCGGGAAAAAATTCAATGAGTTGCTATCTATCAATGAGTATAAATCGACGCGCATGAAG GTAATACTAGCAACTGAATACTTGCACACAGTAATTGATGATGGCCGACGTTTCATAGTTTGTCTTGAAAAGAAAACTTGCACTTGTAAAGAGTTTCAAATGGAGGATATGCCATGCCCACATGCTTGGGTTGTTCTTAAAAGCAAGAATCTAACAACAGACACCTACTGTTCAAACTTATACAAACCGGAGACTATTGTGAAGACTTATGATGTCCCAGTGTATCCTCTGCCTGATGAGAGTGAATGGAAAATACCTGCATCCATCTCTGAAGAGATAGTTCTGCCATCGAGATATAAGAGACCTCCCGAAAGGCCAAAGAAGAAACGTGATAAGCCTTTAACTGAATTGCTACCAAATATACGTTCAAATTCATGTAGTAGATGTTGA
- the LOC132618330 gene encoding zinc finger BED domain-containing protein RICESLEEPER 2-like, translating to MEDDDHSTPKASLEVKSLEDDEHSTPEASLEVNEPEDEELEQKKPRQLKLNVWIYFKKTGRGKDGVERAICRGCKDPYRVGSTPGPKGKNYGTSHLKRHLIRCKKLKYHSLGQMFMVKQGKIQSRKIDQLVSREMLAEAIIKHDLSYSFVEYDGIRAWANYASPELIMPSRNTSVVDVQKVYFKEKEKLRQVLAKIPNRVCLTSDCWTAGTSKGYLCLIASYVDDNWKLVSKILNFCRMISPHTGVELAATIYDCLKEWGIDKKVFSITLDNATNNDSMQNILKGHLSLQQSLLCDGEYFHVRCSAHILNLIVQEGLKAANDALFRVRESVKYVKGSDARMRKFEQCVKQVGISTNLGLRLDVATRWNSTYLMLESALQYEKAFSSLQLVDRNYSHCPTSDYWIRAEKICEFLEPFHEITNLISGSSYPTSNLYFMQVWKIECMLMEKVQNPDGVIKEMASRMSKKFDKYWSK from the coding sequence ATGGAGGATGATGATCATAGTACACCTAAAGCTAGTTTAGAGGTGAAATCATTGGAGGATGATGAACATAGTACACCTGAAGCTAGTTTAGAGGTGAATGAACCTGAAGATGAAGAACTTGAACAGAAAAAACCGAGGCAGTTAAAATTGAATGTTTGGATTTATTTCAAGAAGACTGGTAGAGGTaaagatggagtggaaagggcaATATGTAGAGGTTGTAAAGATCCATATCGGGTTGGTTCTACTCCAGGACCCAAAGGTAAGAACTATGGAACATCACATTTAAAACGCCATTTAATTAGATGTAAAAAACTGAAATACCACAGTTTGGGTCAAATGTTTATGGTTAAACAAGGTAAAATACAATCCAGAAAAATAGACCAATTGGTTTCACGTGAAATGCTTGCTGAAGCTATCATTAAGCATGATTTGTCGTATTCTTTTGTTGAATATGATGGAATTAGAGCTTGGGCAAATTATGCAAGTCCAGAATTAATAATGCCATCTAGGAACACTTCTGTTGTGGATGTCCAGAAAGTGTATTTCAAAGAGAAGGAAAAGTTAAGACAAGTCTTAGCTAAGATTCCGAATCGAGTTTGCTTAACTTCTGATTGCTGGACAGCAGGTACTTCTAAGGGGTATCTTTGTTTAATTGCTTCATATGTTGATGACAATTGGAAGTTAGTTAGTAAGATTTTGAATTTTTGTCGTATGATTTCTCCTCACACAGGAGTAGAATTGGCTGCAACTATATATGATTGTTTGAAAGAGTGGGGCATTGATAAGAAGGTGTTCTCTATCACTTTGGATAATGCGACTAATAATGATAGCATGCAAAATATTTTAAAAGGGCATCTTAGTTTGCAACAGAGTTTATTATGTGATGGTGAGTACTTTCATGTGCGTTGTTCTGCCCATATTCTGAATTTAATTGTTCAAGAGGGTTTGAAAGCAGCTAATGATGCTTTGTTTAGAGTTAGAGAAAGTGTGAAGTACGTCAAAGGATCAGATGCTAGAATGAGAAAGTTTGAGCAATGTGTTAAGCAAGTGGGAATTAGTACAAATTTGGGTTTACGTTTAGACGTGGCTACCAGATGGAACTCAACATACTTGATGCTTGAGAGTGCACTACAGTATGAAAAAGCTTTTTCCAGTCTACAGTTGGTTGATAGAAATTACTCTCATTGTCCTACATCTGATTATTGGATAAGGGCAGAAAAAATATGTGAATTCTTGGAaccttttcatgaaataactaaCTTGATTTCTGGTTCAAGTTATCCGACCTCCAACTTGTACTTTATGCAAGTTTGGAAAATTGAATGCATGCTGATGGAGAAGGTACAGAATCCAGATGGAGTTATTAAGGAAATGGCTTCAAGAATGTCCAAGAAGTTTGATAAATATTGGAGTAAATAA